A genomic window from Micromonospora violae includes:
- the atpD gene encoding F0F1 ATP synthase subunit beta, producing the protein MTAPVETKTATGRVVRVIGPVVDAEFPRDAMPALFNALNVTVDLSGGEKTLTLEVAQHLGDNLVRAISMQPTDGLVRGAEVRDRGEPITVPVGDAVKGHVFNAIGEVLNLKEGETLTPDDHWGIHRKAPAFADLEPKTEMLETGIKVIDLLAPYVKGGKIGLFGGAGVGKTVLIQEMITRVARNFGGTSVFAGVGERTREGNDLIAEMTESGVIDKTALVYGQMDEPPGTRLRVALSALTMAEYFRDVKKQEVLLFIDNIFRFTQAGSEVSTLLGRMPSAVGYQPTLADEMGELQERITSVRGQAITSMQAIYVPADDYTDPAPATTFAHLDATTNLERSISDKGIYPAVDPLASSSRILAPEFVGQEHFQVATEVKRILQRYKDLQDIIAILGIEELSEEDKITVARARRIERFLSQNTYAAEQFTGVPGSTVPIKETIEAFRKISEGEYDHFPEQAFFMCGGLDDLEKKAEELMKG; encoded by the coding sequence ATGACTGCCCCAGTAGAGACCAAGACGGCCACGGGTCGCGTGGTCCGGGTCATCGGCCCGGTCGTCGACGCCGAGTTCCCGCGCGACGCCATGCCTGCCCTGTTCAACGCCCTGAACGTCACCGTGGACCTGTCCGGCGGTGAGAAGACGCTGACCCTGGAGGTCGCCCAGCACCTGGGTGACAACCTGGTCCGTGCCATCTCGATGCAGCCGACGGACGGCCTGGTCCGCGGCGCGGAGGTTCGTGACCGCGGCGAGCCGATCACCGTTCCGGTGGGCGACGCGGTCAAGGGCCACGTGTTCAACGCGATCGGCGAGGTGCTCAACCTCAAGGAGGGCGAGACCCTCACCCCGGACGACCACTGGGGTATCCACCGCAAGGCCCCGGCCTTCGCGGACCTGGAGCCGAAGACCGAGATGCTGGAGACCGGCATCAAGGTCATCGACCTGCTCGCCCCGTACGTCAAGGGCGGCAAGATCGGCCTGTTCGGCGGCGCGGGCGTGGGTAAGACGGTGCTCATCCAGGAGATGATCACCCGTGTTGCCCGCAACTTCGGTGGTACCTCGGTCTTCGCCGGCGTGGGTGAGCGCACCCGTGAGGGCAACGACCTCATCGCTGAGATGACCGAGTCCGGCGTCATCGACAAGACCGCGCTGGTCTACGGCCAGATGGACGAGCCGCCGGGCACCCGGCTGCGGGTGGCGCTCTCCGCGCTGACCATGGCGGAGTACTTCCGGGACGTGAAGAAGCAGGAGGTGCTGCTCTTCATCGACAACATCTTCCGCTTCACCCAGGCGGGTTCGGAGGTCTCCACCCTGCTCGGCCGTATGCCGAGCGCGGTGGGTTACCAGCCGACCCTGGCCGACGAGATGGGCGAGCTCCAGGAGCGGATCACCTCCGTCCGGGGCCAGGCCATCACCTCGATGCAGGCGATCTACGTGCCGGCGGACGACTACACCGACCCCGCCCCGGCCACCACGTTCGCCCACCTGGACGCGACCACCAACCTGGAGCGGTCGATCTCCGACAAGGGCATCTACCCGGCCGTGGACCCGCTGGCGTCCTCGTCCCGGATCCTCGCCCCGGAGTTCGTCGGCCAGGAGCACTTCCAGGTCGCCACCGAGGTGAAGCGGATCCTGCAGCGTTACAAGGACCTGCAGGACATCATCGCCATCCTCGGTATCGAGGAGCTCTCCGAGGAAGACAAGATCACCGTGGCTCGGGCCCGGCGGATCGAGCGCTTCCTCTCGCAGAACACCTACGCGGCGGAGCAGTTCACCGGCGTGCCGGGCTCGACGGTCCCGATCAAGGAGACCATCGAGGCGTTCCGGAAGATCAGCGAGGGTGAGTACGATCACTTCCCCGAGCAGGCGTTCTTCATGTGCGGCGGCCTCGACGACCTGGAGAAGAAGGCTGAGGAGCTGATGAAGGGCTGA
- a CDS encoding cob(I)yrinic acid a,c-diamide adenosyltransferase has product MAVHLTRIYTKAGDAGMTRLSNNEQVPKTDPRIAAYADVDECNAAIGVALALGNLDEELRGVLGSVQNDLFDVGADLSTPVEPEPKYPPLRVTEEYVERLEGWCDEYNARLSKLDSFILPGGTAGAALLHVARTIARRAERAAWALVSHDPERTSTLPAKYLNRLSDLLFILSRTANPAGDVLWVPGGKR; this is encoded by the coding sequence ATGGCCGTCCACCTCACGCGCATCTACACCAAGGCCGGCGACGCCGGCATGACCAGGCTGAGCAACAACGAGCAGGTGCCGAAGACCGATCCACGGATCGCCGCGTACGCGGATGTCGACGAGTGCAACGCGGCGATCGGCGTCGCCCTCGCGCTGGGAAACCTCGACGAGGAACTTCGCGGCGTGCTGGGGTCGGTGCAGAACGACCTGTTCGACGTCGGCGCCGACCTGTCCACCCCGGTGGAGCCGGAACCGAAGTACCCGCCGCTGCGGGTGACCGAGGAGTACGTCGAGCGCCTGGAGGGCTGGTGCGACGAGTACAACGCACGCCTGAGCAAGCTCGACTCCTTCATCCTCCCCGGCGGCACCGCAGGCGCGGCGCTGCTGCACGTGGCGCGGACCATCGCCCGGCGTGCCGAACGGGCAGCGTGGGCCCTGGTCAGCCACGATCCGGAACGAACCAGCACGCTCCCGGCAAAGTATCTCAACCGGCTCTCCGATCTGCTCTTTATCCTGTCAAGAACGGCAAATCCGGCAGGAGATGTGCTATGGGTGCCGGGCGGCAAGCGCTGA
- a CDS encoding DUF2550 domain-containing protein: MEIVEGFGIGVVVILGALLILFVRRALVTRSGGIIRLSVRVSTMLDGRGWSPGFGRFAGDELRWYRMFSFAIRPKRVLSRKGLAVERRRLPEGQERFSMPADWVILRCTSHHAPVEIAMARSTVTGFLSWLEAAPPGAVSPRMASQDWPAA, encoded by the coding sequence ATGGAGATCGTCGAAGGATTCGGAATCGGCGTTGTCGTCATCCTCGGCGCGCTGCTGATCCTCTTCGTCCGGCGAGCTCTGGTCACCCGCAGCGGTGGCATCATCCGGCTCAGCGTCCGGGTCTCCACCATGCTCGACGGCCGCGGCTGGTCGCCCGGCTTCGGCCGGTTCGCCGGTGACGAGCTGCGCTGGTACCGGATGTTCAGCTTCGCGATCCGGCCCAAGCGAGTGCTCTCCCGCAAGGGGTTGGCCGTGGAGCGCCGTCGGTTGCCCGAAGGTCAGGAACGGTTCTCCATGCCGGCCGACTGGGTGATTCTCCGCTGTACCAGTCACCACGCACCGGTGGAGATCGCCATGGCGCGATCGACCGTGACCGGTTTTCTCTCGTGGCTTGAGGCCGCCCCTCCGGGGGCGGTCTCGCCGCGTATGGCCTCCCAGGACTGGCCGGCTGCCTGA
- a CDS encoding LCP family protein: MLVGKAGKSGRKPSIWRGVPRWARICTVFGAVLTVLSGAVLVGTEVLMARYEGSVGKADLFGDQAAGAQAKKSDIKGPLNILLVGIDPRTPTAAPLADSIMVLHVPASMDRAYLFSVPRDLYVHIPEFKKAQFPGETTKINAAMSYGSRVPGANPDAARGFELLATTVQKVTGIKRFDAGAIINFTGFQKIVDAMGGVDMYVERDVKSEHKQPDGTARPGNPRGEGYIGPQAVYKKGNQHLSGWQALDYVRQRYPKNGVPDSDYGRQRHQQQFVKAMVGQAFSADVVSNPIKLDKVLRAAGQSLIFNGRGNSVVDFGLALKDIRPNTIEMIKLPGGGVFNGKKYLGEQFQDGVEDFFAALHNEQLDPFLLEHPEFVNKTK; this comes from the coding sequence ATTCTCGTGGGTAAGGCCGGCAAGAGTGGCCGCAAGCCATCCATCTGGCGAGGTGTGCCGCGGTGGGCCAGAATCTGCACGGTGTTCGGCGCCGTGCTGACCGTGCTCAGCGGCGCGGTGCTGGTCGGCACCGAGGTGCTGATGGCCCGCTACGAGGGCTCCGTCGGCAAGGCCGACCTCTTCGGCGACCAGGCGGCGGGTGCGCAGGCGAAGAAGAGCGACATCAAGGGCCCGCTCAACATCCTGCTCGTCGGCATCGACCCGCGTACGCCGACGGCCGCGCCGCTGGCCGACTCGATCATGGTGCTGCACGTGCCGGCATCCATGGACCGGGCCTACCTGTTCTCGGTGCCGCGTGACCTCTACGTGCACATCCCGGAGTTCAAGAAGGCCCAGTTCCCGGGTGAGACCACGAAGATCAACGCCGCCATGTCGTACGGCAGCAGGGTGCCCGGAGCGAACCCCGACGCGGCACGCGGCTTCGAGTTGTTGGCCACCACGGTGCAGAAGGTGACCGGCATCAAGCGCTTCGACGCTGGCGCGATCATCAACTTCACCGGCTTCCAGAAGATCGTCGACGCCATGGGTGGTGTCGACATGTACGTCGAGCGTGACGTGAAATCGGAGCACAAGCAGCCGGACGGCACGGCACGGCCGGGCAACCCCCGTGGCGAGGGCTACATCGGCCCGCAGGCGGTCTACAAGAAGGGCAACCAGCATCTGAGTGGGTGGCAGGCGTTGGACTACGTCCGGCAGCGCTACCCGAAGAACGGCGTCCCGGATTCGGACTACGGCCGGCAGCGCCACCAGCAGCAGTTCGTGAAGGCCATGGTCGGCCAGGCGTTCAGTGCCGACGTGGTGTCCAACCCGATCAAGCTGGACAAGGTGCTCCGGGCCGCCGGCCAGTCGCTGATCTTCAACGGTCGGGGCAACAGTGTCGTCGACTTCGGGCTCGCCCTGAAGGACATCCGCCCGAACACGATCGAGATGATCAAGCTGCCCGGTGGCGGGGTCTTCAACGGTAAGAAATACCTGGGCGAGCAGTTCCAGGACGGGGTCGAGGACTTCTTCGCCGCACTGCACAACGAGCAACTCGACCCGTTCCTGCTGGAGCACCCGGAATTCGTCAACAAGACCAAGTAG
- a CDS encoding F0F1 ATP synthase subunit gamma, which produces MAAQVRVLRQRIRSAKSMKKITKAMELVATSRIAKAQARVQASLPYAQAITGVLTALASNARIDHPLLTPRERVRRAGVLLVTSDRGLAGGYSSNAIRMAESLIARLKADGKEPVLYVIGRKGVGFYRFRDRPIEANWTGFSEQPSFEDARAVGETLIKAFTAGADDVDGGAGADGVLGVDELHIVYTEFHSLMTQNPVTKIIGPMQVEDRPRSEGLLPAYEFEPEAEALLDALLPRYINTRIYAALIESAASESAARRRAMKSATDNAEEMIEKYTREMNSARQAGITQEISEIVGGANALAASGSEV; this is translated from the coding sequence ATGGCGGCCCAGGTACGCGTTCTTCGTCAACGGATCCGCTCGGCGAAGTCGATGAAGAAGATCACCAAGGCGATGGAGCTCGTGGCGACGAGCCGTATCGCCAAGGCTCAGGCCCGGGTGCAGGCGTCCCTGCCGTACGCCCAGGCCATCACCGGTGTGCTCACGGCGCTGGCGTCCAACGCGCGGATCGACCACCCGCTGCTCACCCCGCGTGAGCGGGTGCGGCGGGCCGGCGTCCTGTTGGTCACCAGCGACCGTGGCCTGGCCGGTGGTTACAGCTCCAACGCGATCAGGATGGCGGAGTCGCTGATCGCACGCCTCAAGGCGGACGGCAAGGAGCCGGTGCTCTACGTCATCGGGCGTAAGGGTGTCGGGTTCTACCGGTTCCGCGACCGGCCGATCGAGGCGAACTGGACCGGGTTCAGCGAGCAGCCGTCGTTCGAGGACGCCCGCGCCGTGGGTGAGACGCTGATCAAGGCGTTCACCGCCGGTGCGGACGACGTCGACGGCGGTGCCGGAGCGGACGGGGTGCTCGGCGTCGACGAGTTGCACATCGTCTACACCGAGTTCCACTCGCTGATGACGCAGAACCCGGTTACCAAGATCATTGGTCCGATGCAGGTGGAGGACCGGCCGCGCTCCGAGGGGCTGCTGCCGGCGTACGAGTTCGAGCCGGAGGCGGAGGCGCTGCTCGACGCGCTCCTGCCGAGGTACATCAACACGCGGATCTACGCGGCGTTGATCGAGTCGGCGGCGAGTGAGTCGGCGGCGAGGCGGCGGGCGATGAAGAGCGCCACCGACAACGCCGAAGAGATGATCGAGAAGTACACGCGTGAGATGAACTCGGCCCGCCAGGCTGGGATCACCCAGGAGATCAGCGAGATCGTCGGCGGCGCCAACGCGCTGGCCGCGTCGGGAAGTGAAGTGTGA
- a CDS encoding ABC transporter permease — translation MTTTTKPATPITATRGRRPGAAALALRQGRLETTQFLRSRESVVFTMGFPIIMILIFASIFHGTIGGGVKFTQYFITGMIATGLMTVSFQNLGIWIPVERDRGVLKRYRGTPMPKWVWFAGKVIMVVVIGIAETALLLAVAVALFDLDLPGTAEKWFTFGWVAVLGVTACTLSGIAISSLARSARSGSAVVTPVALVLQFISGVFFVFTDLPTWMQQVAALFPLKWMCQGLRSVFLPESFGAQEPGGSFELGRVAMVLALWCVIGLVVCLTTFRWTTKRDG, via the coding sequence ATGACGACCACGACGAAGCCGGCGACGCCGATCACCGCGACCCGCGGCCGGCGGCCGGGTGCCGCTGCGCTCGCCCTGCGCCAGGGCCGGCTGGAGACCACCCAGTTCCTGCGCAGCCGGGAGTCGGTGGTCTTCACGATGGGCTTCCCCATCATCATGATCCTGATCTTCGCGTCGATCTTCCATGGGACGATCGGCGGCGGGGTGAAGTTCACGCAGTACTTCATCACCGGCATGATCGCGACCGGTCTGATGACCGTGAGCTTCCAGAACCTGGGCATCTGGATCCCGGTCGAGCGGGACCGAGGGGTGCTCAAGCGCTACCGGGGCACGCCGATGCCGAAGTGGGTCTGGTTCGCCGGCAAAGTGATCATGGTGGTGGTGATCGGAATCGCCGAGACGGCGCTGCTGCTGGCCGTCGCGGTGGCGCTGTTCGACCTCGACCTGCCCGGCACCGCCGAGAAGTGGTTCACCTTCGGCTGGGTAGCCGTACTCGGGGTGACCGCGTGCACCCTGTCCGGCATCGCGATCTCGTCGCTGGCCCGCAGCGCCCGCAGCGGCTCGGCGGTGGTCACCCCGGTCGCCCTGGTCCTCCAGTTCATCTCCGGGGTGTTCTTCGTCTTCACCGACCTGCCCACCTGGATGCAGCAGGTGGCGGCGCTGTTCCCGCTCAAGTGGATGTGCCAGGGCCTGCGGTCGGTGTTCCTGCCGGAGAGCTTCGGCGCCCAGGAACCGGGCGGCTCGTTCGAGCTGGGCCGGGTGGCGATGGTGCTGGCCCTGTGGTGCGTGATCGGCCTGGTGGTCTGCCTGACCACCTTCCGCTGGACCACCAAGCGCGACGGCTGA
- a CDS encoding 3-hydroxyacyl-CoA dehydrogenase family protein: MAGRLAVVGAGLMGSGIAQVAAQAGWQVTLRDLDDAATTRGLGGIRKSLEKFAEKGKIEASEVEATLARITPTTDLEAAADADIVVEAVFERLEIKHEVFRALDKICKSDAVLATNTSAIPVTQIAAVTERPEAVVGTHFFSPVPMMQLCELVRGYKTSDATLDTARAFAEEIGKTVVVVNRDIAGFVTTRLISALVMEAVKLVESGVVSAEDLDTACRLGFGHAMGPLATTDLTGVDVLLHASKNIYTDTADEKFFPPELLQRMVTAGDLGRKTGKGFYTY; encoded by the coding sequence ATGGCGGGTCGACTCGCGGTCGTCGGGGCCGGGTTGATGGGGTCCGGCATCGCCCAGGTGGCGGCGCAGGCGGGCTGGCAGGTGACGCTGCGCGACCTGGACGACGCGGCCACCACCCGGGGTCTCGGCGGCATTCGGAAGTCACTGGAGAAGTTCGCCGAGAAGGGCAAGATCGAGGCGTCCGAGGTCGAGGCGACGCTGGCTCGGATCACCCCGACCACCGACCTGGAGGCGGCGGCCGACGCGGACATCGTGGTCGAGGCGGTCTTCGAGCGGCTGGAGATCAAGCACGAGGTGTTCCGTGCCCTGGACAAGATCTGCAAGTCGGACGCGGTGCTGGCCACCAACACCTCGGCCATCCCGGTCACCCAGATCGCCGCGGTGACCGAGCGGCCCGAGGCGGTCGTCGGCACGCACTTCTTCTCCCCGGTGCCGATGATGCAGCTCTGCGAGCTGGTTCGCGGCTACAAGACCAGCGACGCCACGCTGGACACCGCGCGGGCCTTCGCCGAGGAGATCGGCAAGACGGTCGTCGTGGTCAACCGGGACATCGCCGGCTTCGTCACGACCCGGCTGATCTCCGCGCTGGTGATGGAGGCGGTCAAGCTGGTCGAGTCCGGGGTGGTGTCCGCGGAGGACCTGGACACCGCCTGCCGGCTGGGCTTCGGGCACGCGATGGGCCCCCTGGCCACCACCGACCTGACCGGCGTGGACGTGCTGCTGCACGCCTCGAAGAACATCTACACCGACACCGCCGACGAGAAGTTCTTCCCGCCGGAGCTGCTCCAGCGGATGGTCACCGCCGGTGACCTGGGTCGCAAGACCGGCAAGGGCTTCTACACCTACTGA
- a CDS encoding ABC transporter ATP-binding protein, which produces MDDELAISVRGLRKAYGDNVAVAGVDLDVHRGEVFALLGPNGAGKTTTVEILEGYRRRDSGEVTVLGTDPAQADPDWRSRVGIVLQGTGEFDELTVAEVVRHFSGFYADADDPDKVIERVGLTDKAKARTHTLSGGQKRRLDVALGIIGRPELLFLDEPTTGFDPEARREFWELIRDLAAAGTTILLTTHYLDEAEALADRVGVIAGGRLVEVAAPNRLGNRQEALATVSWRTPEGTLDSAQTATPTAFVADLAARHDGEVPGLTVTRPTLEDVYLTMIGHAR; this is translated from the coding sequence ATGGATGACGAGCTGGCCATCTCCGTCCGAGGGCTGCGCAAGGCGTACGGCGACAACGTGGCCGTGGCGGGCGTGGATCTCGACGTCCACCGTGGCGAGGTGTTCGCGTTGCTCGGCCCCAACGGCGCTGGCAAGACCACCACGGTGGAGATCCTGGAGGGCTACCGGCGTCGCGACTCGGGCGAGGTGACGGTGCTCGGCACGGACCCGGCCCAGGCCGATCCGGACTGGCGGTCCCGCGTGGGCATCGTGCTGCAGGGCACCGGGGAGTTCGACGAGCTGACAGTGGCCGAGGTGGTCCGGCACTTCTCCGGCTTCTATGCCGACGCCGACGACCCGGACAAGGTGATCGAGCGGGTCGGGTTGACCGACAAGGCGAAGGCTCGTACGCACACCCTCTCCGGCGGCCAGAAGCGCCGCCTGGACGTGGCGCTGGGCATCATCGGCCGACCGGAGCTGCTCTTCCTCGACGAGCCGACCACCGGTTTCGACCCCGAGGCCCGCCGCGAGTTCTGGGAGCTGATCCGCGACCTCGCCGCAGCCGGCACCACCATTCTGCTCACCACCCACTACCTGGACGAGGCCGAGGCCCTCGCCGACCGGGTCGGCGTGATCGCCGGCGGTCGGCTGGTCGAGGTGGCCGCCCCGAACCGGCTGGGCAATCGGCAGGAGGCCCTCGCGACGGTCTCCTGGCGTACCCCGGAAGGGACCTTGGACAGCGCGCAGACCGCGACGCCGACGGCCTTCGTGGCCGACCTCGCCGCGCGCCACGACGGCGAGGTCCCCGGGCTCACGGTGACCCGGCCGACCCTGGAGGACGTCTACCTCACCATGATCGGACACGCGCGATGA
- a CDS encoding F0F1 ATP synthase subunit epsilon, translating to MAQQLHVELVAVEEKVWSGDAEMVVARTTEGELGVLPGHAPLLGQLAEPGQVRIKLAGGEQVAYEVAGGFLSVSADGVTVLAESATPVSAQSR from the coding sequence GTGGCACAGCAGCTTCACGTCGAGCTCGTCGCCGTCGAGGAGAAGGTCTGGTCCGGTGACGCCGAAATGGTCGTCGCCCGGACGACCGAGGGCGAGCTCGGTGTCCTGCCGGGGCACGCGCCGCTGCTCGGCCAGCTCGCCGAGCCCGGCCAGGTGCGCATCAAGCTCGCCGGCGGTGAGCAGGTCGCCTACGAGGTGGCCGGCGGCTTCCTCTCGGTGAGCGCCGACGGTGTCACCGTGCTGGCCGAGAGCGCAACCCCGGTTTCCGCGCAGAGCCGCTGA
- a CDS encoding alpha/beta hydrolase, which yields MTVRPTRRGLLLAGAGATALTVGVGWAARDLIRPSPARPDPPDAPAGDERLTSRPSAARGRSVDFYTAVPAGHGDGQGLPVCLVLHGASTTARDFPGLGLGRFLTDAVRRGAPPFVLAGATGDRLSWRPAGRDDPQRMVREELPAWCAEQGFDAGRLAAWGWSMGGFGSLLLAETWPGLLRAVAAFSPAVAPGDAVFAGVDRLRGAPLGLWCGRQDDLLDDVQALERALPEPAARAEYADGRHDFRYWGSVIPDALDFVAAALTAPPGPN from the coding sequence ATGACCGTTCGACCGACCCGGCGTGGGCTGCTCCTCGCGGGGGCAGGAGCGACGGCGCTGACGGTGGGGGTCGGCTGGGCAGCCCGTGACCTGATCCGCCCCTCGCCGGCACGGCCCGATCCCCCGGACGCGCCGGCCGGCGACGAGCGACTGACCAGCCGCCCGTCCGCCGCACGTGGCCGCTCGGTCGACTTCTACACCGCCGTCCCGGCCGGGCACGGCGACGGTCAGGGGTTGCCCGTCTGCCTCGTGCTGCACGGCGCGTCCACCACCGCACGGGACTTCCCCGGGCTCGGCCTGGGCCGATTCCTGACCGATGCGGTACGTCGGGGCGCACCGCCGTTCGTGCTCGCCGGAGCGACCGGCGACCGCCTCTCCTGGCGGCCCGCCGGCCGGGACGACCCGCAACGGATGGTGCGGGAGGAACTGCCGGCCTGGTGTGCCGAGCAGGGCTTCGACGCTGGCCGGCTGGCGGCCTGGGGCTGGTCCATGGGTGGCTTCGGCTCGCTGTTGCTCGCCGAGACCTGGCCGGGGCTACTCCGGGCGGTGGCGGCCTTCTCCCCCGCCGTCGCGCCCGGCGACGCCGTCTTCGCCGGTGTCGATCGGCTGCGCGGCGCTCCACTGGGCCTCTGGTGCGGTCGCCAGGACGACCTTCTCGACGACGTGCAGGCGCTGGAACGGGCCCTTCCCGAGCCGGCCGCCCGAGCCGAGTACGCCGACGGCCGGCACGACTTCCGGTACTGGGGCTCGGTCATACCCGACGCCCTCGACTTCGTCGCGGCGGCGCTGACCGCGCCGCCCGGCCCGAACTGA
- the murA gene encoding UDP-N-acetylglucosamine 1-carboxyvinyltransferase, with protein MTHSLRIPDLTIPARPDSTAGWPVVVGPGDAGDPAVNDVDVIRVRGDARLAGTVHVVGAKNSALKLMAAALLAPGRSVITNVPRITDIAIMGEVLRRLGCDVQFDADDPVDPMVARGGVARSRSVTIDVPEQPGAEADYDLVRRLRASICVLGPLLARRGYVRVAHPGGDAIGSRGLDMHISGLTRMGAEISGEHGFVIASAPHGLRGADIMLDFPSVGATENLVMAAVLAQGTTVIDNAAREPEIVDICTMLNQMGACIAGAGTSMLRITGVPGLRPVRHATVGDRIVAGTWAFGAAMTRGDVTVTGLDPAFLEVALDKVVAAGGLVETRGNGFRVRMDERPRAVDVVTLPYPGFATDLLPMAIGLAAVSDGASLITENIFDGRFMFANEMMRLGADIKTDGHHAVVRGRDRLSGAPVRATDIRAGAGLIIAGLCADGVTEVSHVHHVDRGYPDFVADLRALGVAVERGTTPEEPALEI; from the coding sequence ATGACGCACAGCCTACGGATTCCCGACCTGACCATCCCGGCGCGGCCGGACAGCACCGCCGGGTGGCCGGTGGTGGTCGGTCCCGGCGACGCCGGCGATCCGGCGGTCAACGATGTCGACGTCATCCGGGTCCGCGGTGACGCCCGGCTGGCCGGCACCGTGCACGTGGTCGGTGCCAAGAACTCGGCGTTGAAGCTGATGGCCGCCGCGTTGCTCGCACCCGGCCGCAGCGTGATCACCAACGTCCCACGGATCACCGACATCGCGATCATGGGGGAGGTGCTGCGTCGGCTGGGCTGCGACGTCCAGTTCGACGCGGACGACCCGGTCGACCCGATGGTCGCCCGTGGTGGCGTGGCCCGGTCCCGGTCGGTGACGATCGACGTACCCGAGCAGCCGGGCGCGGAGGCCGACTACGACCTGGTCCGACGGTTGCGCGCCTCGATCTGCGTGCTCGGCCCCCTGCTGGCCCGCCGCGGGTACGTGCGGGTGGCCCATCCCGGCGGCGACGCGATCGGGTCGCGGGGCCTGGACATGCACATCTCCGGGTTGACCCGGATGGGCGCGGAGATCTCCGGTGAGCACGGGTTCGTCATCGCCTCCGCCCCGCACGGGCTGCGTGGCGCGGACATCATGCTGGACTTCCCCAGCGTCGGCGCGACCGAGAACCTGGTGATGGCCGCGGTGCTGGCCCAGGGCACCACGGTGATCGACAACGCGGCCCGGGAGCCGGAGATCGTCGACATCTGCACGATGCTGAACCAGATGGGCGCGTGCATCGCCGGTGCGGGTACGTCGATGCTGCGGATCACCGGTGTGCCCGGTCTGCGTCCGGTCCGCCACGCCACGGTGGGGGACCGGATCGTCGCCGGCACCTGGGCGTTCGGCGCGGCGATGACCCGGGGCGACGTGACGGTGACCGGGCTGGACCCGGCCTTTCTGGAGGTCGCCCTGGACAAGGTGGTGGCCGCCGGCGGGCTGGTGGAGACCCGGGGGAACGGTTTCCGCGTCCGGATGGACGAGCGGCCCCGGGCGGTGGACGTGGTGACGCTGCCGTACCCCGGTTTCGCCACTGACCTGCTGCCGATGGCGATCGGGCTGGCGGCCGTCAGCGACGGGGCCTCCCTGATCACCGAGAACATCTTCGACGGCCGGTTCATGTTCGCCAACGAGATGATGCGGCTCGGCGCGGACATCAAGACCGACGGGCATCACGCGGTGGTCCGGGGCCGGGACCGGCTCTCCGGTGCCCCGGTGCGGGCCACCGACATCCGCGCCGGCGCGGGGCTGATCATCGCCGGGCTCTGCGCGGACGGGGTCACCGAGGTCTCGCACGTGCACCACGTCGATCGGGGCTACCCGGACTTCGTGGCCGACCTGCGGGCGCTCGGGGTGGCGGTCGAGCGGGGCACCACACCGGAGGAGCCGGCACTGGAGATCTGA